In one Pseudomonas sp. SCA2728.1_7 genomic region, the following are encoded:
- the rlmE gene encoding 23S rRNA (uridine(2552)-2'-O)-methyltransferase RlmE: MARSKTSLGWLKRHVNDPYVKQAQKDGYRSRASYKLLEVQEKYKLIRPGMSVVDLGAAPGGWSQVTSRLIGGQGRLIASDILEMDSIPDVTFIQGDFTEDAVLAQILEAVGNSQVDLVISDMAPNMSGTPEVDMPKAMFLCELALDLAERILKPGGNFVIKIFQGEGFDVYLKDARKKFDKIQMIKPDSSRGSSREQYMLAWGYRGRSE, translated from the coding sequence ATGGCGCGTTCCAAGACAAGCCTTGGTTGGCTGAAGCGACATGTCAACGATCCCTATGTGAAGCAAGCGCAGAAGGATGGCTACCGCTCGCGTGCGAGTTACAAACTTCTGGAAGTCCAGGAGAAATACAAGCTGATCCGTCCTGGCATGAGCGTTGTCGACCTCGGTGCGGCACCTGGTGGCTGGTCGCAGGTCACCAGCCGTCTGATCGGCGGTCAGGGGCGTTTGATCGCTTCGGACATTCTGGAAATGGACAGTATCCCTGACGTGACCTTTATTCAGGGTGACTTCACCGAGGACGCAGTGCTCGCGCAGATTCTTGAAGCGGTGGGTAATTCGCAGGTGGACCTTGTGATTTCCGATATGGCCCCCAATATGAGTGGTACGCCTGAAGTGGATATGCCGAAGGCCATGTTCCTGTGCGAGCTGGCACTTGATCTGGCGGAGCGGATCCTCAAGCCGGGCGGTAATTTCGTGATCAAGATTTTTCAGGGCGAAGGGTTTGATGTTTACCTGAAGGATGCTCGCAAGAAGTTCGACAAGATCCAGATGATCAAGCCGGACTCTTCTCGTGGCAGCTCCCGCGAGCAATATATGCTGGCTTGGGGTTATCGCGGGCGTAGCGAGTAA
- a CDS encoding YhbY family RNA-binding protein — protein sequence MPLTPEQKKQYKSIGHHLKPVLTVADNGLTEGVLAELERALADHELIKIKLNILDRESRLAHIAELCKVGKADLVQVIGKMALVYRKNFSANKQLSNVHRFK from the coding sequence ATGCCGCTCACTCCAGAGCAGAAGAAACAGTACAAATCCATTGGCCACCACCTCAAACCGGTTTTGACGGTGGCTGACAACGGTTTGACTGAAGGTGTTTTAGCCGAACTTGAACGCGCTTTGGCGGATCACGAGCTGATCAAAATCAAGCTCAATATCCTCGATCGCGAATCGCGCCTGGCGCACATCGCAGAGCTGTGCAAGGTTGGCAAAGCGGATCTGGTACAGGTCATCGGCAAGATGGCACTGGTTTACCGCAAGAATTTCAGCGCGAACAAGCAGCTGTCGAACGTTCATCGCTTCAAGTGA
- a CDS encoding MFS transporter: MLWQLTQMLWVGGLWLIHLGLQPALGKIGLAPLLIDEVASAFEVLVVGFSAACVTFQALVLVQAEGLASLWRDFRGQVLLMALYACAMFVAVRVGWPDAQRWQVFSYLVLGFSGLVLVMQPVPGWSGRVRQAHP; this comes from the coding sequence ATGCTTTGGCAGCTGACCCAGATGCTTTGGGTCGGCGGTCTATGGCTGATACATCTCGGTTTGCAGCCGGCGCTGGGCAAGATTGGCCTGGCACCGTTGCTGATTGATGAAGTGGCCAGTGCATTTGAAGTGCTGGTGGTGGGATTTTCCGCCGCATGCGTTACTTTTCAGGCTTTGGTGCTGGTACAGGCCGAGGGCCTTGCCAGTCTATGGCGAGATTTTCGCGGTCAGGTGCTGCTGATGGCGTTGTATGCGTGTGCGATGTTTGTCGCAGTGCGTGTCGGCTGGCCGGATGCGCAGCGCTGGCAGGTATTCAGTTATCTGGTTCTGGGGTTTTCCGGGCTGGTGCTGGTGATGCAGCCGGTGCCGGGATGGAGTGGCAGGGTGCGCCAGGCACACCCGTGA
- the greA gene encoding transcription elongation factor GreA, with product MIKYPMTVQGAKALEEEHAHLTKVVRPKLSQDIGTARELGDLKENAEYHAAREQQGMVEARIRDIEGRIQNQVIIDVTSIPHTGKVIFGTTVEIANVETDESVTYHIVGEDEADFKLGKISVGSPLARALIGKEEGDVVAVKTPSGVIEYEIVEVRHI from the coding sequence ATGATCAAATACCCAATGACTGTCCAGGGCGCTAAAGCCCTGGAAGAAGAACACGCTCACCTGACCAAGGTCGTTCGTCCGAAGCTCAGCCAGGACATCGGTACGGCCCGCGAGTTGGGTGACTTGAAGGAAAACGCTGAATACCATGCTGCACGCGAACAGCAAGGCATGGTCGAAGCGCGGATTCGTGACATCGAAGGCCGGATTCAGAATCAGGTCATCATTGACGTCACGTCGATTCCGCACACCGGCAAAGTGATTTTCGGTACTACCGTCGAAATCGCCAACGTCGAGACCGACGAAAGCGTCACTTACCACATCGTGGGTGAGGATGAGGCTGACTTCAAACTCGGCAAGATTTCGGTTGGCTCGCCTTTGGCCCGTGCCTTGATCGGCAAGGAAGAGGGCGATGTGGTCGCCGTGAAAACGCCGAGCGGCGTGATCGAGTACGAGATTGTCGAAGTCCGTCACATCTGA
- the carB gene encoding carbamoyl-phosphate synthase large subunit, translating into MPKRTDIKSILILGAGPIVIGQACEFDYSGAQACKALREEGYRVILVNSNPATIMTDPDMADATYIEPIKWQTVAKIIEKERPDAVLPTMGGQTALNCALDLEREGVLEKFGVEMIGANADTIDKAEDRSRFDKAMKSIGLACPRSGIAHSMEEANAVLETLGFPCIIRPSFTMGGTGGGIAYNREEFEEICARGLDLSPTKELLIDESLIGWKEYEMEVVRDKKDNCIIVCSIENFDPMGVHTGDSITVAPAQTLTDKEYQILRNASLAVLREIGVETGGSNVQFGICPNTGRMVVIEMNPRVSRSSALASKATGFPIAKVAAKLAVGYTLDELSNDITGGKTPASFEPSIDYVVTKLPRFAFEKFAKADARLTTQMKSVGEVMAIGRTFQESLQKALRGLEVGVCGLDEKLDLSNPESMSVLKRELTVPGAERIWYVADAFRAGMTVEEIFAMNMIDPWFLVQIEDLIKEEEKVKTLGLSAIDRDLMFKLKRKGFSDQRLAKLLGVTEKNLRTHRHKLEVFPVYKRVDTCAAEFATDTAYLYSTYEEECEAAPSGRDKIMILGGGPNRIGQGIEFDYCCVHAALALREDGYETIMVNCNPETVSTDYDTSDRLYFESVTLEDVLEICRVEKPKGVIVQYGGQTPLKLARALEAAGVPIIGTSPDAIDRAEDRERFQQMVERLNLRQPPNATVRSEDEAIRAASKIGYPLVVRPSYVLGGRAMEIVYEEEELKRYLRDAVKVSNDSPVLLDHFLNCAIEMDVDAVCDGKDVVIGAIMQHIEQAGVHSGDSACSLPPYSLPAHIQDEMREQVKKMALELGVVGLMNVQLALQGEDIYVIEVNPRASRTVPFVSKCIGVSLAMIAARVMAGKTLKEIGFTKEIIPNFYSVKEAVFPFAKFPGVDPILGPEMKSTGEVMGVGDTFGEAFAKAQMGASEVLPTGGTAFISVRDDDKPLVAGVARDLINLGFEVVATAGTAKLIEAAGLKVRRVNKVTEGRPHVVDMIKNDEVTLIINTTEGRQSIADSYSIRRNALQHKIYCTTTIAAGEAICEALKFGPEKTVRRLQDLHAGLKA; encoded by the coding sequence ATGCCAAAACGTACAGACATTAAAAGCATCCTGATTCTCGGCGCTGGCCCGATCGTTATCGGCCAGGCCTGCGAATTCGACTACTCCGGCGCCCAGGCCTGTAAAGCCCTGCGCGAAGAGGGTTACCGCGTCATCCTGGTGAACTCCAACCCGGCCACCATCATGACCGACCCGGACATGGCCGACGCCACCTACATCGAGCCGATCAAGTGGCAGACCGTTGCCAAGATCATCGAGAAAGAGCGTCCGGACGCGGTACTGCCAACCATGGGCGGCCAGACGGCTCTGAACTGCGCCCTGGACCTGGAACGCGAAGGCGTTCTGGAGAAGTTCGGCGTAGAAATGATCGGCGCCAACGCTGACACCATCGACAAGGCTGAAGACCGTTCGCGTTTCGACAAGGCGATGAAATCCATCGGCCTGGCGTGCCCGCGTTCCGGTATCGCGCACAGCATGGAAGAAGCCAACGCGGTTCTCGAAACCCTCGGCTTCCCGTGCATCATCCGTCCGTCCTTCACCATGGGCGGCACCGGTGGCGGTATCGCGTACAACCGTGAAGAGTTCGAAGAAATCTGCGCCCGTGGTCTGGACCTGTCGCCGACCAAAGAGCTGCTGATCGACGAATCGCTGATCGGCTGGAAAGAATATGAAATGGAAGTTGTCCGCGACAAAAAGGACAACTGCATCATCGTCTGCTCGATCGAAAACTTCGACCCGATGGGCGTACACACCGGTGACTCGATCACCGTGGCTCCAGCACAAACCCTGACCGACAAGGAATACCAGATCCTGCGTAACGCCTCCTTGGCGGTACTGCGCGAGATCGGCGTCGAGACCGGTGGTTCCAACGTTCAATTCGGTATCTGCCCGAACACTGGCCGCATGGTCGTGATCGAAATGAACCCGCGCGTATCGCGTTCCTCGGCACTGGCTTCGAAAGCCACCGGTTTCCCGATCGCCAAAGTCGCGGCCAAGCTGGCTGTGGGTTACACCCTCGACGAACTGTCGAACGACATCACCGGTGGCAAGACCCCGGCGTCCTTCGAGCCGTCGATCGACTACGTCGTCACCAAGTTGCCACGCTTTGCCTTCGAGAAATTCGCCAAGGCTGACGCACGCCTGACCACGCAAATGAAGTCGGTCGGTGAAGTCATGGCCATCGGCCGGACTTTCCAGGAATCCCTGCAGAAAGCTCTGCGCGGTCTGGAAGTGGGCGTTTGCGGTCTGGACGAGAAGCTCGACCTGAGCAACCCGGAAAGCATGAGCGTGCTCAAGCGCGAACTGACCGTGCCGGGCGCCGAGCGTATCTGGTACGTGGCGGACGCTTTCCGCGCCGGCATGACCGTCGAAGAAATCTTCGCCATGAACATGATCGACCCGTGGTTCCTGGTGCAGATCGAAGATCTGATCAAGGAAGAAGAGAAGGTCAAGACCCTTGGTCTGTCCGCGATCGACCGCGACCTGATGTTCAAGCTCAAGCGCAAAGGCTTCTCCGATCAGCGTCTGGCCAAGCTGCTGGGTGTGACCGAGAAGAACCTGCGGACTCACCGTCACAAGCTGGAAGTGTTCCCGGTTTACAAGCGCGTTGACACCTGCGCCGCCGAGTTCGCCACCGACACCGCATACCTCTACTCGACTTACGAGGAAGAGTGCGAAGCCGCGCCGTCGGGCCGCGACAAAATCATGATTCTGGGTGGCGGTCCGAACCGTATCGGCCAGGGCATCGAGTTCGACTACTGCTGCGTTCACGCTGCCCTCGCTCTGCGCGAAGACGGCTACGAAACCATCATGGTCAACTGCAACCCGGAAACCGTTTCCACCGACTACGACACTTCCGACCGTCTGTACTTCGAATCGGTAACCCTGGAAGACGTGCTGGAAATCTGCCGCGTCGAGAAGCCGAAAGGCGTGATCGTCCAGTACGGTGGTCAGACTCCGCTGAAACTGGCGCGAGCTCTGGAAGCGGCTGGCGTGCCAATCATCGGCACCAGCCCTGACGCTATCGACCGTGCCGAAGACCGTGAGCGCTTCCAGCAAATGGTTGAGCGCCTGAACCTGCGTCAGCCGCCAAACGCCACCGTGCGCAGCGAAGACGAAGCGATTCGTGCCGCCAGCAAGATCGGCTACCCACTGGTAGTGCGCCCATCCTATGTCCTGGGTGGTCGCGCGATGGAAATCGTTTACGAAGAAGAAGAGCTCAAGCGCTACCTGCGTGACGCGGTGAAAGTGTCCAACGACAGCCCGGTGCTGCTCGACCACTTCCTCAACTGCGCCATCGAGATGGACGTGGATGCGGTCTGCGACGGCAAAGATGTAGTGATCGGCGCGATCATGCAGCACATCGAACAGGCTGGCGTTCACTCCGGTGACTCCGCGTGCTCGCTGCCGCCGTACTCGCTGCCGGCGCACATCCAGGACGAGATGCGCGAACAGGTCAAGAAAATGGCTCTGGAACTGGGCGTTGTCGGCCTGATGAACGTGCAGCTGGCTTTGCAGGGCGAAGATATCTACGTCATCGAAGTCAACCCGCGTGCTTCCCGTACCGTACCGTTCGTATCGAAGTGCATCGGTGTTTCCCTGGCCATGATCGCTGCCCGCGTGATGGCCGGTAAGACCCTGAAAGAAATCGGCTTCACCAAAGAAATCATTCCGAACTTCTACAGCGTGAAAGAGGCGGTGTTCCCGTTCGCCAAATTCCCTGGCGTTGACCCGATCCTCGGCCCAGAGATGAAGTCGACCGGTGAAGTGATGGGTGTAGGTGACACCTTCGGTGAGGCATTCGCCAAAGCCCAGATGGGTGCCAGCGAAGTGCTGCCGACCGGCGGTACTGCGTTCATCAGCGTACGCGACGACGACAAGCCACTGGTTGCAGGCGTAGCCCGTGATCTGATCAACTTGGGCTTCGAAGTGGTTGCCACTGCCGGTACTGCCAAGCTGATCGAAGCGGCAGGCCTGAAAGTGCGCCGTGTGAACAAGGTGACCGAGGGTCGTCCGCACGTGGTCGACATGATCAAGAATGACGAAGTCACCCTGATCATCAACACCACCGAAGGTCGTCAGTCGATCGCTGATTCGTACTCCATTCGTCGTAATGCCTTGCAGCACAAGATTTACTGCACCACCACCATTGCTGCTGGCGAAGCTATCTGTGAAGCGCTGAAGTTCGGTCCGGAAAAGACCGTGCGCCGCTTGCAGGATCTACACGCAGGATTGAAGGCATGA